From a single Aspergillus puulaauensis MK2 DNA, chromosome 2, nearly complete sequence genomic region:
- the TEL2 gene encoding telomere length regulation TEL2 family protein (BUSCO:EOG09263YUI;~COG:S;~EggNog:ENOG410PJ5W;~InterPro:IPR038528,IPR019337;~PFAM:PF10193), with protein sequence MDKLITEIKTIRRDQDPVLTAREQKFNDAGSETKEPTPIAESSPDISSPTHILSTLKSNPSQNELSQVIFALDPFRKGVSATTFDIRVPSPVSAQLINALVGTTIPDHWQSIGARSKGSFTNNNKLQAALLRCLSSVPGISCLVTQLRSLISQSRASSQQADASGSGIRIRNILEVISALLEPTDLLWRLYTDIGAAYSNGTQRQVSWKELTSQIAGGRVLSVAAEAIPLAGGSDVPAKTSWIGTGSQYASWLGTNIYHMASKLNIGDEEQWKALASLTGRALSLGYPDHLVREIYFNLLINQQLAKQYSALFDHLRWTEQLSMLEAIFRDIEKKYFPTENFSGDKMDLDQPIDGIAALCSDLISKRTNLESQLVEWLSKGHGGSIQTVALKRAVIVNLAHDKGTIATLLNKSLEQSADKIYIQYAPMRSQEANTQAILLAAGYLQRLDSAEMKSIGRTSVFLNAVSNRLAAASTRARFLGMIVGTAVSQLIEQPGKAMKFDLDEMESSEATWYLSLIQTEDNVGSIHSIKARKDTANESRQGPPKGSASAISSHPRVKPNKGATRIMAIEEIDDSNEEDEDEEEDLIPYEKPDEDPIDEDEDPTLVQRNKPSAPVYILDLINYLRDTENLERHELAITTAPALIRRKTGFGTELAEHIEELALVLVGLQEQSKFPKFHELRLQSIIALIVSQPMKMGRWFAAVFFDGDLSQTQRSTVLTALGLSAREVAGLGADDAKNMGLPEIPDSSFPSKRLPASLEAVYRGDESPIASITKGIAQASLQPLAADAADSISGPNALKVRTFSSRMEVEKRRQQREAHRQKSTVKDLYKVLSEGFFYPLSGRFEIMIMQLTSSTAPSHNPFFVPHLLCLFIQTLTLVLSTMGPHTPFLPALTQQTLTFLLSLHARPASEEPTILSSLLSLFLAAIDLNVESGTSGEERLVTEFAPQVMEFREWVGEIFDRTPAIQDSSDPREQVRTLSAGVMVKLGEVIERYQGRLMGVNSGFKY encoded by the exons ATGGACAAGCTGATTACAGAGATAAAAACAATACGGCGTGATCAAGATCCCGTTCTGACGGCTCGAGAGCAGAAATTTAACGATGCCGGCTCAGAAACCAAAGAGCCTACGCCAATCGCGGAGTCGAGTCCAGACATCTCGTCACCAACACATATTTTGTCAACATTGAAGTCGAATCCCAGCCAAAATGAGCTCTCCCAAGTCATATTTGCTCTAGACCCATTTAGAAAGGGTGTTTCCGCAACTACTTTCGACATCAGAGTGCCAAGTCCAGTATCAGCCCAGCTCATCAATGCTCTCGTCGGCACCACAATTCCGGACCATTGGCAATCTATCGGTGCAAGATCAAAAGGTTCTTTTACCAATAATAACAAGCTCCAGGCTGCGCTTCTGAGGTGTCTCAGCAGTGTCCCAGGCATCAGTTGCTTGGTGACGCAGCTCCGTTCGCTCATTTCCCAGTCGCGGGCATCATCCCAACAAGCAGACGCATCAGGAAGCGGAATCCGGATTAGGAACATTCTAGAGGTTATTTCTGCCTTGCTGGAACCGACCGACTTGCTCTGGCGTCTCTACACCGACATCGGTGCGGCCTACAGCAATGGTACTCAAAGGCAAGTCTCTTGGAAAGAACTTACCTCCCAGATTGCGGGTGGTAGAGTTCTTTCGGTGGCAGCAGAAGCTATTCCACTTGCTGGAGGATCTGATGTTCCCGCGAAAACTTCTTGGATTGGGACCGGATCACAATATGCTTCGTGGTTGGGAACCAACATCTACCACATGGCCTCCAAGCTTAACATCGGCGATGAGGAACAGTGGAAAGCTCTCGCTTCTCTCACAGGAAGAGCATTGAGTCTCGGGTATCCTG ATCATCTAGTGCGGGAAATTTACTTTAATCTCCTCATTAATCAACAGCTCGCAAAACAGTATTCTGCACTTTTTGATCATCTACGATGGACAGAACAGCTCAGTATGCTTGAAGCTATTTTTCGTGACATTGAAAAAAAGTACTTCCCAACTGAAAACTTCAGCGGAGACAAGATGGACCTAGACCAACCTATCGACGGCATCGCAGCTCTGTGTTCAGATCTGATATCAAAGCGGACTAATTTGGAAAGTCAATTGGTAGAATGGCTTTCCAAAGGCCATGGTGGTTCTATACAGACGGTCGCTCTGAAAAGGGCAGTAATTGTGAATTTAGCACACGATAAGG GTACTATTGCAACGTTGCTCAACAAAAGTCTCGAGCAGTCCGCAGACAAGATATACATACAATATGCCCCAATGAGGAGTCAAGAAG CGAACACTCAGGCCATTCTTCTTGCTGCCGGCTATCTCCAGCGCCTTGATTCAGCTGAAATGAAGAGCATTGGGCGTACCAGCGTCTTTCTAAACGCTGTTTCGAATCGTCTAGCAGCCGCTTCCACGCGAGCCCGTTTCCTAGGAATGATTGTCGGCACCGCCGTCTCACAGCTCATTGAGCAGCCTGGGAAAGCAATGAAATTCGATCTCGACGAGATGGAAAGCAGCGAAGCTACATGGTATTTGAGTCTTATACAAACAGAAGATAATGTAGGGTCCATACATTCCATTAAAGCACGGAAGGATACCGCGAATGAGTCCCGACAAGGGCCACCTAAGGGCTCTGCTTCGGCCATCTCCTCTCATCCTCGAGTCAAACCTAATAAGGGTGCAACGAGAATTATGGCGATTGAGGAGATAGATGATTcaaatgaagaagatgaagacgaggaggaggatttgaTCCCTTATGAAAAACCCGATGAAGATCCcattgacgaggacgaagatccGACACTGGTACAACGGAACAAACCATCTGCCCCAGT GTACATCCTGGATCTGATAAACTATCTCAGAGACACAGAAAACCTAGAACGCCATGAGCTAGCAATCACAACAGCTCCGGCGTTAATCAGGCGCAAGACTGGTTTTGGCACAGAGCTTGCTGAGCATATCGAGGAGCTCGCACTCGTCCTTGTTGGACTTCAAGAGCAAAGCAAGTTTCCGAAATTCCATGAGCTCCGTCTACAAAGCATTATCGCACTGATAGTATCCCAACCCATGAAGATGGGCCGGTGGTTTGCCGCTGTATTCTTTGACGGTGACCTTTCTCAGACCCAGCGATCCACCGTTCTCACTGCCTTAGGCCTCAGTGCTCGAGAGGTAGCTGGTCTTGGGGCGGATGACGCAAAAAATATGGGTCTCCCAGAAATACCGGACTCCTCGTTTCCTTCCAAAAGGCTTCCTGCTAGCCTTGAAGCCGTCTATCGTGGCGATGAGTCCCCCATTGCTAGCATTACAAAGGGGATCGCCCAGGCCTCACTTCAACCACTCGCGGCAGATGCTGCAGATTCAATATCTGGCCCAAATGCGCTCAAGGTGCGCACTTTCTCTTCCCGCATGGAAGTCGAGAAAAGACGTCAGCAACGCGAGGCGCACCGACAAAAGTCCACCGTGAAAGACCTATACAAAGTACTCTCAGAAGGCTTCTTCTATCCATTGTCCGGCCGTTTCGAAATCATGATAATGCAATTAACATC ctCTACCGCCCCCTCCCACAACCCATTCTTCGTCCCCCacctcctctgcctcttcatCCAAACACTCACACTCGTCCTCTCAACGATGGGGCCGCACACCCCCTTCCTCCCGGCTCTAACCCAGCAAACGCTAACATTCCTGCTTTCGCTTCACGCCCGCCCCGCCTCCGAGGAGCCGACCATTCTATCTTCACTCCTCTCGCTTTTCCTTGCGGCGATTGACCTAAACGTTGAATCTGGTACGTCTGGAGAAGAGCGGCTCGTCACCGAATTTGCGCCGCAAGTTATGGAGTTTAGGGAATGGGTTGGGGAAATATTTGACCGTACGCCTGCAATTCAGGACTCCAGTGATCCTCGCGAGCAGGTAAGGACGCTATCGGCGGGGGTTATGGTGAAGTTGGGTGAGGTGATTGAACGGTATCAGGGGAGGCTTATGGGTGTTAATTCGGGGTTTAAATATTAA
- a CDS encoding Sec1 family protein (BUSCO:EOG09261LV7;~COG:Q,U;~EggNog:ENOG410QEEH;~InterPro:IPR043127,IPR001619,IPR027121,IPR036045, IPR043155,IPR043154,IPR027482;~PFAM:PF00995;~TransMembrane:1 (o598-618i);~go_process: GO:0006904 - vesicle docking involved in exocytosis [Evidence IEA];~go_process: GO:0016192 - vesicle-mediated transport [Evidence IEA]) produces MAPFPGSDADYFKDKARRDLLNLLEGVRGKKNLVISQGLAGPVGLFVKFSQLQEYGVDRVFLLENGNVDSSQRNVIFLAYAEKIRQVRAVAEQIQRLQRDSSIDHEFSIFWVPRRTLVSNNILESAGIIGDVNIAELPLYFFTLEQDVLSLELEDSFSDLYLHKDPGCVFHSAKALMDIQQRHGYFPRIVGKGDHARRLADLLLRMRKELDAEESSGLIGISPRGLLPSAEIESLVVIDREVDFATPLLTQLTYEGLIDELVGIKHNQADVDTSVTGGNSTPQAQESSKASQQSKQGQKRKIQLDASDQLFNQLRDANFAIVGDILNKVARRLETDYETRHTAKTTTELREFVNKLPTYQLEHQSLRVHTNLAEEIMRNTRSDTFRKILEVQQNDAAGADPTYQHSIIEELIARDVPLKIVLRLLCLESCMSGGLRPKDLENFKRQVVQAYGHQHLLTFSALEKMELLQPRSSAAAVLIPGTGAQTGSKTNYSYLRKNLRLVVEEVSEKDPEDVAYVYSGFAPLSVRLVQCILQKSYLMSLIKGGPTTHANTASPGWLGFEDVVKSARGSTFSVVQKGDDKAVRARQTLSGNNATKTVLVFFLGGITFTEIAALRFIAAQEAPQRKIVICTTGVISGDHMMDAAIEKGDFALAEA; encoded by the exons ATGGCGCCGTTTCCTGGGTCTGATGCCGACTATTTTAAGGACAAGGCCCGCAGGGACCTGCTGAATCTCCTCGAAGGC GTCCGCGGAAAGAAGAACTTGGTGATTAGCCAGGGGCttgctgggcctgttggCCTCTTTGTCAAGTTTTCGCAGCTTCAGGAGTATGGCGTAGATCGCGTGTTCCTGCTTGAAAATGGAAATGTCGACTCATCCCAGCGCAATGTCATATTTCTAGCTTATGCCGAAAAGATCCGCCAGGTGCGGGCTGTGGCAG AGCAGATCCAGCGGCTGCAACGCGACAGCAGTATAGACCATGAATTCTCCATATTTTGGGTTCCAAGACGGACCCTTGTAAGCAATAACATCCTCGAAAGTGCAGGAATTATCGGGGATGTGAACATTGCCGAGCTGCCTCTCTACTTTTTCACCCTGGAGCAGGATGTGCTTTCCCTGGAATTGGAGGACTCTTTCTCTGACTTATACTTG CACAAGGATCCTGGGTGTGTTTTTCATTCGGCGAAGGCTCTCATGGATATTCAACAGAGACATGGTTATTTCCCTCGGATAGTAGGAAAGGGGGACCATGCTCGACGACTTGCCGATCTTTTGCTGCGGATGAGAAAAGAGCTTGATGCAGAAGAGAGTTCTGGTTTAATAGGAATCTCTCCGCGAGGCCTCCTGCCAAGTGCAGAAATCGAGAGCTTGGTCGTCATTGACCGAGAGGTGGACTTCGCGACCCCTCTTCTCACCCAGCTAACGTATGAAGGGTTAATCGATGAGCTGGTGGGGATCAAACATAACCAGGCGGATGTTGATACGTCAGTCACGGGGGGCAACTCAACTCCGCAGGCCCAAGAATCTTCTAAGGCCTCGCAGCAGTCCAAACAGGGCCAAAAACGGAAAATCCAGTTGGATGCTTCTGACCAACTGTTCAATCAACTGCGCGACGCGAATTTCGCCATAGTTGGTGACATTCTGAATAAGGTCGCTCGTCGGCTGGAAACGGACTATGAGACCCGTCATACAGCGAAGACGACAACCGAGCTCCGTGAGTTTGTGAATAAATTACCGACATATCAGCTCGAGCATCAGAGTCTCAGAGTCCACACCAATCTCGCCGAAGAAATTATGAGGAATACCCGCTCAGACACTTTCCGTAAGATCCTGGAAGTTCAGCAGAACGATGCCGCGGGCGCCGACCCAACTTATCAACACTCTATAATTGAGGAACTTATTGCGCGGGATGTTCCACTGAAGATAGTGCTTCGTTTACTCTGTCTCGAATCTTGCATGTCGGGTGGCTTGCGACCTAAGGACCTCGAAAACTTCAAGCGACAAGTCGTGCAAGCATACggacaccaacacctcctAACATTCAGTGCTCTGGAGAAAATGGAGCTTTTACAGCCTCGTtcatccgccgccgcagtaCTGATACCTGGCACCGGAGCTCAAACGGGCTCTAAGACAAACTATTCCTATCTACGGAAGAACCTCCGtttggttgttgaagaagtcaGTGAAAAGGATCCGGAAGATGTCGCCTACGTCTACAGCGGCTTTGCCCCACTCAGCGTCCGCCTCGTCCAATGCATCTTGCAAAAATCATACCTCATGTCTCTCATAAAGGGAGGCCCAACCACACATGCAAACACTGCATCTCCCGGTTGGCTTGGCTTCGAGGACGTGGTTAAGAGTGCGCGTGGTTCGACTTTCAGTGTTGTGCAGAAAGGCGATGATAAAGCAGTTCGTGCGCGACAGACGCTGAGTGGTAACAACGCAACCAAAACCGTCCTTGTATTCTTCCTGGGAGGGATCACATTTACTGAGATTGCAGCACTACGGTTTATTGCGGCCCAAGAGGCCCCTCAGCGGAAGATTGTGATCTGTACGACGGGCGTAATTAGTGGTGATCACATGATGGACGCCGCGATCGAGAAAGGAGATTTTGCTTTGGCTGAGGCTTGA
- a CDS encoding cupin domain-containing protein (COG:S;~EggNog:ENOG410PWP7;~InterPro:IPR014710,IPR011051), which yields MVTVPSTYYLPATEHTPNNPLPVLHYRNVLPEPRTEDGVTKFLTAHKWEKRVGVFQGTSTLLLGAAGGDGVSNAGLRITVHTGDVIVLPAGTGHSSVESTDDYRYIGVYPDGCPQWKNQFGKKRIDNRTFQSEIAGVASPEEDPVYGKDGPLMQLWSQPVRANL from the exons ATGGTTACAGTTCCAAGCACATACTACCTGCCAGCAACGGAGCATACACCCAACAACCCGCTGCCTGTCCTGCACTACCGAAATGTCCTCCCTGAGCCCCGAACCGAAGACGGAGTAACCAAGTTTCTCACGGCTCATAAATGGGAAAAGAGGGTTG GTGTCTTTCAAGGGACTTCGACCCTACTTCTAGGAGCAgctggtggagatggagtctcCAATGCAGGGCTCCGAATCACTGTCCACACCGGCGATGTCATTGTGTTGCCTGCTGGAACCGGACATAGTTCGGTGGAGAGTACGGACGACTACAGATACATAGGGGTCTATCCAGAT GGGTGCCCACAATGGAAGAATCAGTTCGGCAAAAAGCGAATTGATAACAGGACCTTTCAGAGTGAGATTGCAGGTGTCGCCTCACCCGAGGAAGATCCTGTTTACGGGAAAGACGGCCCATTGATGCAGTTGTGGTCGCAGCCTGTGCGAGCAAATCTCTGA
- the SPO20 gene encoding putative plasma membrane SNARE protein (Sec9) (COG:U;~EggNog:ENOG410QE0C;~InterPro:IPR000727) yields the protein MKRFGLKKSSNDDDDDSNRRALFGSKSKSKSPAPNPYAKPIPADPYTRAKANLGVAPPPPGVDLKPGSSNPASSGIPGDNKAQIPADNKYQGYAPNSYGGQGGYGANRYGGGAGAAPTSRYGPGGYGGLGSSDPNDPSGGDDNRAALFGGASERAAAQPASAPPPYSEQQASQPGGGYGGGYSADTFQERHLTAEEEEEQEIQAVKQDIRFIKQGDVSTTRNVIRIAAQAEETSRETLARLGAQGEMIHNTEKNLDVATVEGRIADEKAKELKTLNKSMFAVHVSNPFTSAQRKRERDERVMNNHRQVRDAQSGTRSEAFHTNQRMERTFREIEREDRKAPKQKKASVTERAKYQFEADSEDEGMEDEIDQNLNLISGATGRLNLLAKATGRELDEQNRHLERITGKSENVDDQLAMNRARLDRIR from the exons ATGAAGCGTTTCGGCCTCAAGAAATCGTctaacgacgacgacgatgattcCAACCGCCGCGCTCTCTTTGggtcgaagtcgaagagcAAGAGTCCTGCGCCGAATCCCTACGCAAAACCTATTCCTGCGGACCCTTACACGAGAGCGAAAGCCAACCTCGGTGTAGCACCCCCACCTCCCGGCGTGGATCTCAAGCCGGGATCCAGTAATCCAGCAAGCAGTGGAATTCCCGGCGATAACAAGGCTCAAATTCCAGCCGATAACAAATATCAAGGCTACGCACCCAACTCGTATGGCGGTCAGGGTGGATACGGAGCGAATCGCTATGGTGGCGGCGCGGGCGCTGCTCCAACGTCACGATACGGACCAGGTGGTTACGGCGGATTAGGCAGCTCTGACCCCAATGATCCATCCGGTGGTGATGACAACAGAGCTGCTCTCTTCGGCGGAGCCAGTGAGAGAGCTGCGGCGCAACCCGCCAGTGCACCACCTCCATATTCCGAGCAGCAGGCTAGCCAGCCTGGTGGGGGGTATGGCGGCGGATATTCCGCCGATACCTTCCAAGAACGCCATCTCAccgctgaggaagaggaagaacaagaaattCAGGCCGTTAAACAAGATATCCGATTCATCAAGCAGGGCGACGTTTCAACTACCCGAAACGTTATCCGTATTGCTGCACAGGCCGAGGAAACGTCCCGAGAGACGCTCGCGCGTCTTGGTGCCCAGGGCGAAATGATTCACAACACCGAGAAGAACCTTGATGTCGCCACTGTGGAGGGTCGCATCGCAGATGAAAAGGCTAAGGAACTGAAGACATTGAATAAGAGCATGTTCGCTGTGCATGTATCGAACCCGTTCACCAGCGCCCAGCGAAAGAGGGAGCGTGATGAGCGGGTTATGAACAACCACCGCCAGGTGCGCGATGCACAATCGGGTACACGAAGTGAGGCGTTCCACACCAACCAGCGCATGGAGCGAACATTCAGAGAAATCGAACGTGAAGATAGAAAGGCAccaaagcagaagaaagCATCTGTCACCGAACGTGCCAAGTATCAGTTCGAGGCAGACAGTGAAGACGAAGGAATGGAGGACGAGATTGATCAGAACTTGAACTTGATTTCGGGTGCCACAGGTCGACTGAATCTTCTGGCGAAAGCGACAGGTCgcgagctggatgagcagaaCAGGCATTTGGAGCGCATCACTGGCAAG AGCGAGAACGTCGACGATCAGCTTGCCATGAACCGTGCCAGGTTGGACCGCATTCGCTAA